cttttgttcatcttttattttgggtaattaaagaatatttgggttattattgggagattgacaaccttccaatcattcatcaagtacttctattattctttgttttattttgaaatcattattaggtataattctcttaatccctttttaattattgtcaatcatcttcatttattcatcatgttttgctttgttaatatgattgacaaccttgttaaaaTGTTAAACTTgaaaatgagtgagtagtttccttaactagggttaatgggtaattaggggaaaccaacatgggggatgattcatgcttaatttaatatgtcttcataatttatttgcttgcttattgtgatctcaacttatgcacatgttatgtttgatgaaatgcgagcctataaatccttgcattttttacccatcacttacctttttaatgagacttgtaagacataaaccaactcgagtctcattagaccatgcatatagttgagtagggaggattaagtcgacttgtaggtgttgtgaaatctaatcgatttggctccgaggcccaaaccttcctaggattgtaagatatgaaccaactcgatctatcacaataataattgcttgcttataatttgagaatatgtttgtatgatcaattctcatgtatcccctatgaacccatgacaccctagtgcttttaatcaattgtttacatctaatTTTAAtaatcttgcttgtttactttaattgctatttagtttagtgatcttcttatcttaacccaaatcgtgacatccctagacaccgctacttgcaatcgaaaatcctacatcaatacccgtcccttgggatccgacctttacttacctctttactaatagtagagttgtttgtggagatataaatattgttttggtctaggtgctcctaacgacaagtaaccaaaaattaagctccaagtcaGTCCGTCCAATAACAATCTTCGTtacatgtggcgtaataggtacctcaataatcagttcgctgagtggaaggtcccaattcacgcctacggattcttgagtcctaaggcgttctctgtgcacataatttcatacgaagaacaaatcaatagtatcgttcgtcggttgatgtcgtccaaaaaactatggcttgccccctacaatgagaatatgtatgtatagtacgtgattattgtaatgaatcacggatctataaatttattattaacatgcttaaatgcgtgtaaatgaactaacagttcaatgtcccaaaatgaataggaagcattgggtgctagtGGCAATCTaagtagaaaaaaaaaaacagtgtactggattgactctcgcgaaggcaaaccctctgacagttgtgtaaggatgataactgagtaagtttacaacctttaataatgtcatttattattgtatgacttgagccatatatatgcaaataaaaatggaatgtgtgtatatttatgaattagtgtttttgaagcaaaaaaaagattatgtccacatGGGAAATATGAAAGTAACACTGATCCCACTTTATCACGTcaatagtaagtgtattcttaataattactcgtatcatttaattaatgtttatgcgagtggttgattatctaattcagctgatttgtgtgtgatttatataatagtctcctaaagcaccagacgccaaacaatgcgccttttacatTTGTCAATCCATGTGGAAGGTTATCGacggaaaactttctaccattccgatatgggttagtgtgatttaaaaactatttcaaacgtaaattgagttcaattctgtatacttccatgtattatatctattttaattatatatattttgaattgtaatttccactaatactcaacaaagccccagaatattcgctaGAAAACATCaatcagatgagaaatatgtgggccagttatgttgtttgaTTAGCGGAGtatcaatagtttgctcatgctttatgtacgcgcgcgtgcgtgtgtgtgtgtgtgtgtgtgtgtgtgtgtgtgtgtgtgtgtgtgtgtgtgtgtgtgtgtgtgtgtgtgtgtagagccattgtgtattgccttcttttgttttttcgaggaagttgtgttttatggcttttgatcatcctgtttgtactgttttgaaactAGGTTTAATTGATCATGGGGTGTAATATtctgatgcaggattgaatttttgcattgcacagctgctggaatgctatttttagcagcagctgaaaaatagcattccaacagctgctacaaacgctgctgaaaaaataaCATTTGAGCAGCTGCTCcaacaagctaaaatcattttttaaaaaaaaaaaaatttaaaaacgataacggttaaaaacaacccgttgcaaacaattatttgacaacggttttatttagataaataaccgttgacatcttttccctcccattcaaaccggcAAAAATAAAAGATAACGAACAATAACCGTTATCGAGTTCAAAATGTTAAaaacggtttatttaagaagaacCATTGTCAAAAGATTCATCAACTGacaaatataacaacggtttagcacgcaataaaaccgttgttaaattttgacatttaattaaataagataacgaaatgaaccgttatcatatataatatttaacaacggtttttgaaccactaaaccgttgtcaagagtaaactatgacaacgggtttgaaaccgttaatatttaataacggtttcttaaaagtatacccgttgccataaacatatttaacaacagttttataacggttcttgagttgtgataacggtgttatagatccgttattgatgttatataatggTCGCGTGTTTatatacaaccgtggtatatatttaacaacagtcgttgTAATAccggttccgtgtttctatttaataacggtaattgcattatttgaccgttattgaaggtcttatttggcgtagtgttttATCATCAACTCCATGCCCATTGACAAGACAAGTTTCCAAAGGATCCATGGAGGAAGCTTTTGGGTCATGCTCTACGGGATTTTCTAGTATGTCTACAATGCAACAACTGTCACCCAAAAATGGAGCTTTCATTGACTTGGTGAGTTCAAACTCCATCTTATCTTCACCCACTTGCAAAGATAGCTTGCCACTCTTCACATCAATCAATACTCCTCCGGTTGCTAGACAAGGACGCCCCAAGATAATAGGCACATGGTTATCCTCGGGCATATCCATGACAAAGAAATCACATGGTATAATTAGCTTCCCAACAACAAAAGGGCACATCTTCAATAACACTAATGGGGAATTTAACCGATCGATCAACTAGTTGAAGTGAAACTCTTGTTGGCTTCAAATCCCCCAAATCAAGTTTTTTGAAGATTGAAAGTGGCATGAGGCTCACACTAGCCCCCAAGTCACACAATGCCCTTTTTATAGCCACTCCTTGAATAGAACATGGAATTGAGAAGCTACCCGGATCTTCTAGCTTAATAGCACTACATTCCTTGGAGAGGTTAATTGTTTGCACAACCCCCCCcctcttttttttcttcaaaGTGACAAGATCCTTAAGGAACTTTCCATATGATGGAATTTCGGTAATCATATCAAGGAAAGGAATTGTGACATTCATTCCTTTCAAGATCTCGACAAACTTTTCATACTTTTTCTCGAGTCTAGGCCTTGCAAGCCTTTGTGGAAAGGGTATTGGTGCAACATACTCCTTTGGGAGCGGAGTAGATTCTTTGACTTTTGTTTGGATTAGTTCATCTTCCTTTGGTAGGTCAACCATCTCAACTTCCGTTGACTTATCCACCTCAACTTTACCTTCAACTTCAACCTCAACCGGATGCTCTTTAATTGCTTCACTAGATACCCTTTTTCTCTTCCACTTTGGAGATTTATCAACCTCCTCCAATTGCCTCCCACTTCTCAATAATACCACATTCATCTCCCTTAGGTTAACCGTGTTACCCGGAAACTTACCCTGATTTTGAGCCATTTGGCTCAATTGTTGTGAAATTTGGGCAACATGAGTTTTCGTGGCCTATTGAGATGCTCTTATCTCATCATTGACCCGACCTTGTGAAGCAATGTAATTGTCAAGTTTGGAGTCGGATTTTTGGTTGACAATCACCAATTGCTCAAAGGCTTGTTCCCAAGAAGGCTTTTGTTGGGCTtggaagttttggttttgaaAGTTTTGGTTTTGAGGTTGGTTGAAATTTTGTCCCTTAAAACCTCCAAATGGTTGTTGATTTTGAGTGATAAATTGTCTTCcttaaaaaccgggtggaatttgTCTTTGGAATTGTGGGTTTTGATTGAACCTTTGTTGTTGTGGTGAGAAAGTGGttggattttgaatgttttgtgaGGCATAAGACAAGAGAGGGTGACCTCTTTTTCCATTGacaaattggttgttgttgttgttgaacccTTGCCTTGCACTTATAGAttcccaaaccccattgacttgCTCATAGAATTCTTCTTGGATAGGTGTAATCAAAGGGCACCCGATTGGAGTATGGCCTTGTTCCCCACATAGTTCACATGACAAGATTTGTCTCATGTCGGAGCTTGAAGGCTTGGAATTCAACAAAGCCGCTTGTTGAGTTAATTCATATAGCATTCCTTTAACCTCAACATTCAACAATGCACTAGGGTCCTTGTTCTTGCCCTTTCTCACTTGCCTATCACTTCCCCAATCCATGGTTCTCGATGCCATCTCCTTAATTGATTCCTTGGCCGCTTTATGCCCCAAAATATCCAAAGCACCTTTTCTCAATCCCGCATCAAGTGATAGTCTAAGGTCTTGAGTCAATCCCTTATAGAAGTTGTTCATCAATTCGGCTTCGGATATGCCATGATGAGGGCATAGCCTTTGTAGCCTCTTATACCtttcccatgcttcatataaggTTTCATCCTCTTCTTGAGTGAAACTTTGTAATTCACTTTTAACCTTCGTCGTTCTTGACGGTGGGAAATACTTGTTCAAAAATGCCGAAGATAGCTCGTCCCATGTTTTGAAGGAATCCGCGTCACAATTCTTAAGCCAATCCTTGTCCAATCCCCTAAGTGAACGGGGGAACAACCTAAGGTGTACCGCATCATCGGAGACCTCATTCATCTTGTAAATATCACAATTCTCAAGGAACTCGTTGAGGTGGTCATTAGGGTTCTCCAAAGGACCTCCTCCAAATTGATTGTCTTGGACTAGGTTGAGCAAGGCATTTTTTATCTCAAAATTATTGGTTTGAATTCTTGGTCGTTGGATGCTTGGATTTACTATGTGCTTAGGAGCCATAGTCTCTCTTATCGGAACCGGTTCACCCATGATGTTAGTTTCTTCTAATTCTCCAAATGgcttttcaaatatttcaaaagttTCTTGTTGATCGATTACTTCTACCGATGGTGTTTCtaataaacctcttcttcttagAGAATTTACTCTCCTTCCCGTAGCTTCAATTTTGAGATCAATTGGGTAAGTTGGTTGACCTCGTCTTTGCCGCCTACTCAAGCAAAATACCTACATGCTTAAAATAAAAGATTAGTAACACAAGGACTTAGTCTAAACATGAACTAAAGCAATTAATATTTAGCCTTTTCTCCCCGGCAACGCCGCCAAAAAATTTATGGTATAAGTcttaacctcgcaagtgcacgtaTAGTTGCACTAGTAAGGGTTGAACACAAGGACCAAATGAGACTACTAATTGTTCCGTTCAATAGTCTAGCTAAGTTTAATAAGAGCACGTTTTAGGTATTATCTAACAACTAAGCTAAAGAACAGTAGTAAATAAACTAAGTAAATACTAAGATCAAGAGACAAGTGATTGAACATGGTTTTAATCAATAGATGAGAGGCCTAGGGCGTGACTTCAACCACCAACACTCGTGATTCAATATTTAATTTTGTTAATTAGCTGTCAAAGGGTAGATATCGGGAGGAACGCCTCTAGGTCGCCTATTGTCTCCCTCCCGGGTTCACAATAGGACACTAGTACTATTAATCC
The Silene latifolia isolate original U9 population chromosome 11, ASM4854445v1, whole genome shotgun sequence genome window above contains:
- the LOC141614552 gene encoding uncharacterized protein LOC141614552; translated protein: MAQNQGKFPGNTVNLREMNVVLLRSGRQLEEVDKSPKWKRKRVSSEAIKEHPVEVEVEGKVEVDKSTEVEMVDLPKEDELIQTKVKESTPLPKEYVAPIPFPQRLARPRLEKKYEKFVEILKGMNVTIPFLDMITEIPSYGKFLKDLVTLKKKKRGGVVQTINLSKECSAIKLEDPGSFSIPCSIQGVAIKRALCDLGASVSLMPLSIFKKLDLGDLKPTRVSLQLVDRSVKFPISVIEDVPFCCWEANYTM